The sequence below is a genomic window from Dyadobacter chenwenxiniae.
AACAGCATAAGCAGGATTTTCGAATTGCACCGGGAAAGGGTTTTGGTTGGAAAACTTCAATTTCAACACCACCTCCGATTTCCCCAAACGAAACTTTGTCATATCATAGTCCACAATTTCGACCTTCGGCAATCTGTAAAGAGGCAACCTTTTATCCATATCCAGCGTAATGCTATCTTTTCCCAGAATGGCTTTCTTCAAATGGAAGCGGCCTTCGAAATGATAATCAGCACTATCCTGGCCGGTGGCTGCTTCGGAATCACCTTCTTTTTTCAGTTTGGCAATTTTCAATTTTGCCGGAATCGTTACCAATGTGCTGTCACGCGGATTGATGGATAACGGTTTGGCATATTCATCTTCAATAATCGTTACCCCGTTCATTTGTACGAAGTAGTCAAACCTTTCCACATCCATCCCAACCGGGAGCGGATTGTCGACGAGCAGTTTTAGCGAAAGATCAATGGTACTGTCCGTAATGTTGCTGATTTGCCCAATTCCCATTTCAACCTTCGGCTTCAATCCTGAAACCGGGTTTGCATTCTCATTCTTATATTTTTTAAAAAAATACCAACCAAGTCCGGCGGTCGCCAGAAGTATCATAATGATAAGCGAGATTTTAAGCGACCGGTTGGAGTGCATAAAAGGTTGGTTTAAATAAATGGATAAATGCTCTGTTCAAAAATCGTTCCGGTAAATGTCCGAATCAATGCGGGTCACTTAAAAACTTCCCCAATAACGGATTTCCGCGAACGTATATGTGTAGTTAAGTCTTCACAATAACGGTGACGCAACGTCTTACACGGCACTCCGATTTTGGTACGGATTTTTAAGAAGGCAGGTCACAAGGATTAAATCCTTCACATCTAATAACAACAAACTACTAGAATTATGAAAGCGAGCAAAAGTAAATTCGTTAACCAAATCACTGAATCAGATAGCGCAAAGTTGAAAGAGCTTTTTGTAGACGGCCTGAAAGATATTTATTGGGCAGAAAAACACTTGGCAAAAGCATTGACAAAGATGTCGAAAAGTGCTACTTCGGAAGAACTGAAAGCAGCGTTTGAGAAACACACAACAGAAACCGAGGAACATGCGGCCAGACTTGAAGAAATTTTCGGATTGGTTGGCGAAAAAGCACAGGCGAAAAAATGTGCTGCTATGGAAGGCCTGATCGAGGAAGGCGAGGAGATTATCAGCAGCACAGACAAAGGAACAATGGTTCGCGACTGTGGATTGATCATGGCTGCTCAGAAAGTAGAGCATTATGAAATCGCATCTTACGGAACATTAAGGAACATTGCCCGCACACTTGGATACGGCGACGTAGCAGATATGCTGCAAATGACGCTTGATCAGGAAGGCGAAACCGACCACAAACTGACAGAACTGGCTGAAACATATGTGAACGAAGAAGCCAGCGCAGAATAATATTACACTTCATCATCAGACTAAACAAAAAGGGTTGACCAAATGGCCAACCCTTTTTGTTTGATGGGATTGTGCTCCCAAGTGCCCCAAACCCCTAAAGGGGCTTATTATTGTCGTTTTGTTGCCGTTACCCTCAAGCACAACGTAAAGTCCCCTTTAGGGGATTTAGGGGAAGGATCAAGCCAGATTCAATTTCCCATGATCACCGCCATCAGGCGTTGTACCCGTAAGGACCGCTTTTACCATGGAGAAGAAAACTACCATTTTCGAAGAGGTTGCGTCCCAATAGGCTGCTTCATCGGTTGTTACTTTTAGTACAACCAGATTCGGATCTTCCTTTCCTTCCGGGAACCATGCCTTCGACATCGGGTTCCACAATTCCTCTTTCCTGGTCTCATTCTCTACAATCTCCGCAGTACCAGAAACGCTGATGTAAGTGTTATTTTTGGGGTCTGAATAAATTAATGTGACCGGCTCACCCTGATTAGAGGCATCACCGATTTCTGTATTCCGGCTTGTAAAAAACCATACATTTCCTTGCTCATCGATTTCCAGGGTCGTCATCGGGCGCGACTCTATCTTTCCATTGGAGTAAGTGGTGTACATACAAAACCGGATATCCTCTGCCAATGATTTTAATTTTTGTATCGCCTCTTTATTTTGAAGGTCCTTTTCCATAATTGTTTAGTTTAATCCGATAATTATTTATCTGAGATTATAAAACAACTATTCCAAAACCTGATCAGCTGCGCATTAATTTTTCATATTCACGCTCTGCCAATCCTTTTTCATCCAGGCTGCTATATGCGGTAAAAAAATGCATTGAAAGCCCGATGCCCCATCCTGCCATCGGAAAAACAGGCCAAGGCAAATGGTCATTGCCAAAGTGTGGATAAGCAGTTACAGCCCACAGCAGCCACAAGCCAGCATTAACAACCAGGTAAGTGCTGAGATGAACCTTGAATGATGCTCTCTTTTTCGCTTTTCTCCAGATAAACTCATTACGCGGCGTTTCCATATCGGTATCGGTTTGGCTTGTTAAGGTATTTTTATAACCAATCGTTTCTCAATTGATATACCAATTTAAAGCACACACAGCCCCGGCAAAAGTGAATGAGGACAGAGTTTACTATTTTCACGACGAAAGAACAGATTATCCGGATGAACTGATTGGTAATTGCTTAAAATTCAAGACGATAATTCAGGACCGGAATCAGGCCTGTCTGTGTCGTGTTTCTGACTACCTTATCGGTTGGGTCGTAAGTTTGTTCGTAAGCATTCAAACGGTTGGTAACATTCTGAATGTCCAGGGAAATGGTCGAGGCCGTACGTTTTTTGTTTTTTGTGTAGCTGACACGGACATCGGACCGGAAATAGTAGGGCAATTGCCGGGAGTAAGCCCTGGTCCAATCTAGTTCCGTTTTACCAGTTTCTTTGGATTTTTCAAGATCGACAGGCGTGATGCGGTTTCCGCCGGATGCCAGCAGTTTAATGTTTGCTGCAAAGACGTTCGTTTTGTTCTTACCAACTTTCCATTCTTTTCCCGCCAGCACATTCTGAACAAAATGTCCATTGAACCTGCTATCCCGTTCAATACCATCCCTACCTGTGTATTTTGACTGATATAATGATGTGGTGCTCATTAAATAGATGCCGCCCGTCAGCGATTTTTCAATGGTTAACTCTACACCATAACTGCGTCCGGTTCCATCACTTACCAGCGAATCGTTTGCGAAACCGCTGATCTCGTTAATTTGAGAATTATGTAACAGATACGGTTTTGTGGAACCTGGCGTGCCGATCGGCACGTGATAATGATGTTGATAATAAGCCTCTGTCAGAATCCGCCAGCTGCTGGTGGGACGGAATTCATAACCGCCTACAAAATGTGCAGACTTCATCAGTTTAAGATCTTTATTAGCTGCCGCCGTTTTCCCGGTTTCCGCATTCACTTGCGCGAAATAGGTTGATATTGACTCTGTTTTGCTATGCAATCCGGCACCGAAGCTTAACGTGGATTTCGGAGCGACAGCCCATTTCATCCCTAATCTTGGTTCGAGCGAAACCTGGTTATTAAGTCCCAATAGCATGCCATGAACACCCGCATTGATCGTAACTGTCGGTGATATACGCGATTTAAGCTGGCCATATGCCTGATAAAGCTGAGTATTCCCCTTTTGATCCAGAAAAGTGCGAAAAGGACCATTTTCATTATTCCTGTCGAAAAGGTTGAAGTCAAGATGATTAATGATAAATCCCCCGCGGAAAGTATTGCGGGCATTCAGCTTATAGTTGAAGAGAGAAGAAATCCGGAGCGCCTGATTGACGAAACTTTGTCTGTAAGAAATTTGCTTTCCCACGTTGTCGGTTTCATCGGTAACCTTGGTTCCAGCATACGAAATGATGCTTTCCACGTAGGCCTTATTGTTGATATAGCGCAGATAATTGATCCCTAAAATGCCGCGGTTCGACGTGAAGACCTCGTTTTCAAAACCGGTTTTTTCCTTGGAAGTACTGATGCCGCCAATTCCCCACACCGTCACAACAGACTTGTCGTCAGAAGGAACATGGATTTTGAAAGCACCATCCTGGAAGTCAGTAGAAGCATCGCCCTGAATGTTCAGACCGAGCTTACTGAGTACAGACAATGTTGAATAGCGGTAATTGGCCAGATAGGAAGCCCCGCCCTTAGCGCCGATTGGCCCTTCAGCCGCAAAATCGAGGCCTAGTACGCCGGCTTGCATGGCGTATTCTCGCTTTTCGTTGTTTCCGTTTCTTAATTTCAAATCAAAAACGCCCGAGGTTGCATTGCCATATTCAGCCGGAAAAGCCCCTGTCAGGAAATCAGAATTGCCTAAAACGTTCGCACTCAACGCGCTGATGCCTCCACCGCTCGAACCTTCTTCGCCGAAGTGGTTGGGATTAGGGATTTCCACGCCTTCCATTCTCCATAACATTCCTTTTGGGCTGTTACCACGGATGATAATCTGATTTCCGCCGTCATCATTGGTCGCCACACCCGCAAATGACAAAGCCATCCTGGCCGGGTCATTCACCGAAGCCGCAAAACGCTTGGTCTGATCCACGGTAAAAGAGCGCCCGCTGACACTCACCATATCATTGAGCGGAGTGCCATTTTCCTTTTGCGCCTTCACCACCACTTCATCCAGCGACCTGAACGATTCAGCCAGTTTAATGGTCAGTTCCACCTCCTTACCTGAACCCACATTGATTTCCTGAAGGAATGCATCGTCATAACCCAGACTCGTAATTTTGAAGGAATGCCTGCCTACCGGCACCTTTTCGACACGGAATGTGCCCTCCGCATCCGTCGTCCCGCCCATGATCGGGTTCAATGTAGTAATGATCACATTTGCCCCGATCACCGGCTGCCGGGATTCCGCATCGATAACATGTCCTTTAACAAGTTGGGTAGGTTGCTGGGCGTAAGCCAGCGAGAAGACCGCCAGAGCGATCAGCACGAGGATATATTTTTTCATAGCTAACAGTTTTTCTTTCAGACAACTTAGCTATGCCCTACCCTAATTTTTTTGGGAAAAATTATTTTGTCGAGGCTACTTTGTAACAAATTATTTCCGCAGGCTATCGCAGAGTAATACAATGTTGGTAGCAATGTTATTAACAAGCATTCCGCAGAATCGCGGAGCGATGCAATATTGGTAGCAAGATAATGGGCACCGGTTCCGCCGAATCCCTGAGGGATGTGACTTCATACACGCCGTTTCAGCCCTCCGGGATTTTTTCGTATTGATACTTCATTCCATTCTACCAAAATTTCATCCCTCCGGGATTTTTCGAAAAATAACGGCTCATTTTATCCTACCAATTATATCCCTCTTGAATTCGCCTGTCATTGACTGTAATGGTGCCAATTTTTACTACAACATTGCCCGCAACGGCACCGGATCAAAAAAATGGTTCAGCGGACCGTTACCGTTGCCGGTTTTCACATCTTTGCCGGCTTCTATCGCGGCGGATATGTATTCTTTGGCAAAGATGATGGCTTCCGGGAGGGAATTGCCATGAGCCATGAATGTTGCAATAGCGGAAGACAGCGTGCAGCCGGTTCCGTGCAGATTCTGGCTGGGGATGAAGTCTGACTCGAAAACCAACACTTCCTGGGTTTTTTGTACCAAAACATCAAACAACTTCTCCGAAACCATATGCCCTCCTTTGAGCAAAACAGCCTTGCAGCCTTTGGTAACCATTTCCGAAGCCGCCTTCTTCATGGTTTCCAGCGAACCGATTTCCGTGGGTAACAAAAGTTTCGCTTCGTCCATGTTAGGGGTCACAAGATCTGCGATTGGAAATAACCTTTCCCAAAAAACACTGATCATCTCGGTCGTTGCAAGTTTCGTGCCGCTCGTCGATGTCAACACCGGGTCGATAACCACAAATTTGGGATTGAACTGCGCAATAATGTCAGCGATAATCAACGCGTTTTCAACAGTGCCTATCATGCCAATTTTAACCGCATCAACCTGAATATCTTCCAGAACCGCCAGTAATTGTTCTTTCAAAAAGTCCGCTGGCACTGGAAAAACCGCTCTTACTTCCAAGGTATTCTGGGCAGTGAGTGCCGTGATTGCAGATGTGCCGTAGCCGCCTAATGCGCCGATCGTTTTCAAGTCTGCCTGAATTCCAGCGCCGCCGACGCTGTCTGACCCCGCAATGGTAAGTATGGTTGGATATCGGTTCATGAATGGTCCGGGATTTGTAAATACTTATCGGTGAAAGTAGTAGTTTTGGGTAGACTAAAAAAAGACTCACTTAATAATGATTAAAGCTGCCATATTTGACATGGACGGATTGCTGATAGATTCGGAGCCAATCTGGACAGACGCCGCCCGCAGGGTGATGCAAAGAGTGAATTTCACGATTTCCGATGCACTCAAAAACCAAACAACCGGTCTTTCCATCAAACTTTTCCTTGAATATTGTCACAAAATTCAGCCCTGGAACGCCCCTAGTTTTGAAGAGCTGGAGCAACAGATCCTGGAATATGCCCATGAGAATATTCTGGCCCGCGCGGTGGCAATGCCAGGCGCAATAGCATTGGTCAAGAATTTAAAAGCCCAGGGTTTGAAGCTGGCTGTGGCTTCGGCTTCGCATATGGACTTGATAGAAGGCGTGCTGAAAAGGCTGGACATCATTGACTATTTCGACACCTGGCATTCGGGCGAGCTGGAAGAATTCACCAAACCGCACCCGGCAGTTTACCTGACAACAGCCGCCAAGTTGGGCTTGCTCCCGCAAGAATGCATTGCTTTTGAAGATTCACACGCGGGCCTCCGATCGGCTCATGCGGCGGGAATGATCACAATTTCGGTGCCTGCGATGGAGGTTTTTGAGGATACCAAATTTGATATGGCTCACTACAAGATCAGTTCATTGGAAAAATTCATATTGAGCGAAATGTCCGGCGTGCCTCAAAACGCGGTTGAAAATTAATACCCAAATATCAATTTCATTTATTAATGATCGGACTAAGACATTTCAGCATTGTGATCATGATCAGGATAGTGGTAATTATCCTGAGCGTGATTGCCCTTGCCTGGCTCGCGTCCAAGCACACGAACGAAGTGCTTGTATATGTGCTGGGAACCATTTTCATCTTTGTTCAGGGATCATTATTGTATCAGTATGTTACCAATGTTAACCGAAAACTGACGTACTTCCTCGAATCAGTCCGCTACTCGGATTTTACGATCAATTTCCGTTCCGACAATAAAATGGGCCGGACTTTTAAGGAACTTAACCAGCAATTTAATGAGGTGCTGCATGCTTTTCGCCAGGCCCGGGCGGAGAAGGAGGCTAACTTGCAATACTTGAATACAATTGTTCAGCATATTGGAACTGGTCTGATCACTTTCGACAGCAACGGGCAGGTTAATCTTATTAATAATGCGGCATTGCGTATGCTGGGTATTTACAGGTTGCATCAGCTGAGCGAGTTAAAAGAAAAACATCCAAGACTTTACGAATTGCTTTCCACGCTCGATAGTGGTGTGCGCGAACTTTACCGGACGCCTTCCGACCAACCCCTTGCGTTGCAGGGAGCGGCCATTCAGCTCCGGGGAATGTGGGTCAGGATTGTGGTTTTACAGAATATTCAGACGGAACTGCAACAACAGGAAGTGGAATCCTGGCAAAACCTTACCCGCGTTCTCCGGCATGAGATCATGAACTCGATGACGCCCATAGTTTCGCTTGTAGGCACAATGCGGCTCATTGTAAATGAAGACATCGAGAAATCCACCAATGACCAGGAAGCCGTTAATGATTTGAAAGAAGCATTACACACGCTGGAAAAACGGAGCAAGGGAATGATGCAATTTGTGAATGCCTACCGCGATTTTACAACATTGCCAAAACCTGTTTTTGCCAATCTCAGCGTTGCCGAACTTTTGCAGGAAGTGATCCAGTTATTACAAACAGACCTTACGGGCTCGGGCGTTTTGTGGAAAATTTCTGTAAAACCGGAAACATTAACTGTGAAAGCCGACGCCAGCCAGATCCAGCAAGTGCTCATTAACTTGGTAAAAAATGCTTCCGAAGCATTCTCAAATCAAACCAACAGATTGATCACCCTAAGCGCTTACCAGACTGACAATGTGACTATTATCGATGTTGAGGATAATGGGGACGGCATTGAACCCGAGGCCATTGAAAATATTTTCATACCTTTTTACACAACAAAAAAGACCGGCTCCGGCATTGGATTGAGCCTTTCACGGCAGATTTTGCAGCAGCACAACGGGCAGCTGAACGTGTCTTCGCAAGTGGGAAAAGGAACTGTTTTTACGCTGATTATTTAAGCTAACTTGCTTTTTCTGTATCCATAACTGAAATAAATGACAAGCCCGATCGCGAGCCAGATCACGAAGATCAGCCAGTTGGAGGAACCTAATTCCGTCATTAAGTAGAGGTTTGTCAAAATTCCCGCAACAGGTAGAATCGAAAAATTGTATTTGTAGCTCATCACGGCCATCACGAACCAGGTGATCCAGAAAATGATCGTTAAAAGCTTGTGCTCAATGATTTCCATACCCGACATGGCTTTCCATTCGTCTATCACACTTTGTCCATAAATGCTTAACCCAAGGATAGCAAGGACCAGCAGAAGTCCTACCAGATATTTTCCATTTAGATAAGGGACACGGAATTTGGATTGCGCTGAAATGCCTGTGTGATCCAGATAAAGCACGCCGCCACAAACCAAAATAAATGCAAAGAATGTCCCCACACTGGTCAGGTCCACAAAGAAATCCATCTTGAAAAATAATGCGGGAATACCCACTACAAAACCCGTAACAATGGTTGCGAAGGAGGGAGTCTGATATTTGGGATGAATCTTCGAGAATTTTTTCCAAAGCAAACCATCGCGGCTCATCGTCATCCAGATACGTGGCTGACCAAGCTGATAAACCAGCAATGCACTCGTAATAGCAATGACAGAACTGACCGAAATAACGCCAGCCATGAAATCAAGGCCATTTTTCTCAAAAACAAATGCCAGCGGATCACTTACTTTCAGCTCTGAATAATTGACCATTCCGGTAAGCACCAATGTGATGAGTACATATAATATTGTGCAAATTACCAGACAGTAAATCATCGCCTTGGGCATGTCGCGCTGCGGATTTTTACATTCTTCGGCAGTTGTTGAAATAGAATCAAAACCAATGAATGCGAAAAAAACGGAGGCGACCCCACCCATGACGCCTTTGATGCCATTGGGTGCAAATGGCGACCAGTTTTCGGGTTTTACATAAAATGCCCCGGCGAAAATCACCAGCAAAACGACCCCTATTTTCAGCACCACCATGATATTGCTGGCGGTTCGCGACTCGCGGATACCAATGTAAACCAATGCAGTAATAAGCAATGTTATCAGTCCCGCAGGCAGATTAAGCATGATGTGGAAATCACCGATTGCCGGAGAAGATTCATAAGCCGCAGCCGCAAAACGTTCGTAAGTGCTCATTTCGGCGGCAGCGCCACTTTGCAACTTGGCAAATGCATCAGAGGCCGTTTCATGGTTGACCGTAAGCCAGCCCGGCAGGACAATGCCGAAGCCTTTAAGCATTCCCGTAAAGTATTCCGACCAGGAAATCGCGACGACCATGTTGGAAACCGCATATTCCAAAATCAACGACCAGCCAATGATCCATGCAAACAACTCACCAAAAGCAACGTACGCATACGTGTACGCGCTACCGGAGACGGGCACGGTGCTCGCAAACTGCGCATACGACAATGCTGTAAAAACGCAGGCAATAGCCGTAAAAATGAATAATAATGATACAGCCGGACCACCGTTATAGCTCGCAACCCCGATCGTACTGAAAATCCCTGCCCCTACAATTGCCGCTATACCGAGGGAGACCAGGTCCCTCACGCCAAGGATCTTGGCTAAACCGCCATTTTCCGCAGAATCAGCATCTTTAAGTATTTGGCTAACTGTTTTTTTACGAAAGAGAGAAGAATTTTGTTTCATGCAGGCGCTGATTTGGCAAAGTCTAGGTATGTAATAAGTTGGCTAAAATAACGATATTCTCAACGCATCTTTCCATCCGTTGATATTTTGTTTAATAAATCACAAATTTTCCATAGAAAATTCTCCGGGCTGAAATCAAACGCGAAAACAATGTGTTTGAAACCATATAATTACTTAATTTTCCGGCTAGCAACCCCACCACATCCCATGAAAAAAAACGTTACGTTACTTGTCCTTATACTGCTTTCTGTCAGGATATTGGATGCCCAGGACATGAAGGCCTACACAACTGCTCAGGCTCATTCCCACAATGATTACGAAAGAAAAGGTGCCTTCCGGGACGCTTATGATCAGCAGTTCGGGTCCATTGAAGCGGACCTTTTTTTAATAAATGACACGCTGTTCGTAGCTCACAATCTAAAAGACATCCATCCTAAAAGAACATTAAGTACGCTCTACATTCAGCCGATCCTCGCTAGCGTCGAGAAAAACGGCGGGAGCATTTATGCACAAAAGGATGTGCCGTTACAATTGCTGATTGATTTGAAAACCGGGGCTTCGGAGACGCTCGCTGCGCTGGTCAGGGAACTCGAACCGCACAAGCAAATTTTTGCACCCAACGGCACTGTAACAATTGTAGTGAGCGGCAACACGCCCGCCCCTGCCGATTTTGACAAATATCCGGACTTCATTTTTTTCGATGGAAGACCCGAACTTACTTACACGCCGGATCAACTCAAACGGGTCGGCTTGATCAGCCAGGGTTTCGGGAAATACTCAAAATGGAACGGCGAGGGCCCCTTACCTGAAAAGGAAAAGAAAACGATCCAGAAAGTGATCAGGCAAACCCACGATCTGGGTAAAAAAATGCGGTTATGGGCTACGCCGGACAACATCAATTCCTGGAAGATCATGATGGCCCTGGGTGTGGATTATCTGAATACGGATAAAGTAAAAGAATTGGGCGATTACCTCCGCACTGCACCTCGATAACATTTTTAATTAGATTTAACTGCTTTTACATTTTTCAATGGTATAACTTCTCCTCCATGTCGTCCGAACACAACGCGTCGGCGCCCGGCGCTACGCTCAAGAAAGTTTTAAAACCAATACACCTTTGGGCGATTGCCGTCGGGCTGGTGATTTCAGGTGAATATTTCGGATGGAACTATGGATGGGGCGTTTCGGGCACCGTTGGCTTCCTCATCGCGACACTCCTGGTAACGCTGATGTACGTGACATTTATTTTCAGCTTTACCGAGCTTACCACTTCCATTCCGCAGGCTGGCGGGCCGTTTTCTTACTCGCAACGCGCTTTTGGCTGGTTTGGGGGGTTAATAGCAGGTTACGCTACACTCGTAGAATTTTTGGTGACACCACCCGCCATTGCATTTGCATTGGGAAGCTACACACACTTTCTTTATCCGTCACTGGGAGTGCTAGATGTAGCTTTTGCCTGTTATGTTATTTTTATATTAATTAATCTACTGGGAATCAAGGAGTCTGCAATGTTCTCACTGGTGGTGACGTTGCTGGCGGTCGGCGAGCTGCTGATCTATATAGGCATTGTTGCTCCGCATTTTTCATACAAAACTTTCGTGACCGAGCCGATGCCATTTGGCTGGCCAGGCGTGTTTGCTGCGTTACCATTTGCAATCTGGTTTTACCTCGCCATTGAAGGCGTTGCCATGGTGGCCGAAGAAGTGGAAGATCCTAAACGGACTATTTCCAGAGGTTACATTTACGGAATTTTAACATTGGTTGTGCTGGCGCTCGCCGTGATGGTTTTTACCGGTGGCGTAGCACATTGGCGGCTTTTGAGCGAAATCGATTATCCCCTGCCCGCCGCACTAGGCATTGTGCTGGGCCGCGACAGTGCACTTACACAACTATTTGCCAGCCTGGGACTTTTTGGGCTTATCGCTTCTTTTCACGGCACCATCATTGGGTATTCACGACAAATTTACGCATTGGCAAGGGCTGGATTGTTACCTTCTTTTCTGGGAAATGTGAATGCCAGATTCCAGACACCACACTGGGCACTCATCGGCGGCGGAATTGTCGGGTGCATCGCGCTTAAATTGGGCACGACTGACCAGGTGATCATTCTGGCGGCATTGGGAGCGGTTGTGATGTACATTATCAGTATGGTTGCGCTCTTCATGCTTCGCCGTAATGAACCCGGTCTCGAGCGCCCCTTTATCGTGCCTGCCTATCCTTACTTCCCTCTCATAGCACTTATCTTATCAGTCGTCTGTCTCATTGCAATTATCTATTATAATCTGGTCCTGAGCTTATGGTTCTTTTCCGGGCTTGTATTGGTTACTGTTCTCTATATGGCAACAGGGAGACACAAAGTTTCCAAACACATCGACAGCGCCACAGGTAATTAAAGGATTGAGGCCGACATAGTTTTTACCGGTTACTAAATTGTTTTAAAAAAATGGTCTCGATTGACAACTAATTCGTACATTAATCTGGAATTTTTACTCAACGGTAACCTTAAATTTGCAATTTTTTGAAAATGCTAACATTGTCCCTGCTCGTAAACCCTGATTTTAACAGTATGGGATTGAATTTTACAAATCCAGAATGAATATTTTAATTGTTGAGGACGACCTGATTGTAGCAAAACATCTTCAATATTTACTTAACGGCTTCGGGTATGATGCGAATGACGTTGCAACGGATTACAGTACGGCTGTTGAATTACTCAATAGCAAAGTCTTCCATGTTGCCATTTTAGACATTAGTTTGAACGGCTACCAAACCGGGATTGACCTTGCGCATTACATTCGTGAAAATTTCAAGATCCCCTTCCTGTTTCTTTCCAGTCACGAGGATATAGCCATTGTCAATGCGGCTTTGCAAGCTTCTCCACATGCTTTTCTTCAAAAGCCATGTCAAAAAATCACTGTATATACTGCGGTTAAGCTGGCTCTGAAAAATTACCGCCTTGCAGCTTTGGCGGGAGAGTCCAATCAGGAGGATAAACAGGATTCCACGGTAATCAAAGATGCGCTTTTCATCAAAGAGAAGCATATGTTTACCAAAATCCTGCTTGCCGATATCCTTTACATCCGCAGCGACGACAATTATCTTGAATTGCACACCAAAAAGAAGAAATACACCATTCGGGAGACGCTCAAAAACATGCTTCAGCAACTTCCGGCCAATTATTTTTTCCGGGTTCACAAGTCTTTCATCATTAATCTCCATGCCATTACATCAATCAATTACATTCATGTGATGATCAATGACATTGAAATCCCGATTACAAATGACAACCGAAATGAACTGCTAAGCCGGGTGAAAACTTTTTCGTGAGAAGCCCCGGAAATCTCCAAACCACACATGCTGATTCCCTTTCTTTACCCCGGAAATCAGCTACTTCACCCCATTATTTTGTCAGTTATCCGACTACAAACTATTATTACAATACGTAAATTCCTCTCCTATTTAAAACCAGTGTTCTTGCGACAGGCGCCTGAGCTTCAACATTTAAGAAAAAAAATTAGAAGCTCAGGCATCCATTTCAGTTCGGGGAACGTAAATGTTATAAATTAAATATGTGCGTAAACACAAACTTGATCTCCAAAATATTTACCATACCATACCAAACCTAAACTAAATCATTA
It includes:
- a CDS encoding amino acid permease, with amino-acid sequence MKQNSSLFRKKTVSQILKDADSAENGGLAKILGVRDLVSLGIAAIVGAGIFSTIGVASYNGGPAVSLLFIFTAIACVFTALSYAQFASTVPVSGSAYTYAYVAFGELFAWIIGWSLILEYAVSNMVVAISWSEYFTGMLKGFGIVLPGWLTVNHETASDAFAKLQSGAAAEMSTYERFAAAAYESSPAIGDFHIMLNLPAGLITLLITALVYIGIRESRTASNIMVVLKIGVVLLVIFAGAFYVKPENWSPFAPNGIKGVMGGVASVFFAFIGFDSISTTAEECKNPQRDMPKAMIYCLVICTILYVLITLVLTGMVNYSELKVSDPLAFVFEKNGLDFMAGVISVSSVIAITSALLVYQLGQPRIWMTMSRDGLLWKKFSKIHPKYQTPSFATIVTGFVVGIPALFFKMDFFVDLTSVGTFFAFILVCGGVLYLDHTGISAQSKFRVPYLNGKYLVGLLLVLAILGLSIYGQSVIDEWKAMSGMEIIEHKLLTIIFWITWFVMAVMSYKYNFSILPVAGILTNLYLMTELGSSNWLIFVIWLAIGLVIYFSYGYRKSKLA
- a CDS encoding sensor histidine kinase, with amino-acid sequence MIGLRHFSIVIMIRIVVIILSVIALAWLASKHTNEVLVYVLGTIFIFVQGSLLYQYVTNVNRKLTYFLESVRYSDFTINFRSDNKMGRTFKELNQQFNEVLHAFRQARAEKEANLQYLNTIVQHIGTGLITFDSNGQVNLINNAALRMLGIYRLHQLSELKEKHPRLYELLSTLDSGVRELYRTPSDQPLALQGAAIQLRGMWVRIVVLQNIQTELQQQEVESWQNLTRVLRHEIMNSMTPIVSLVGTMRLIVNEDIEKSTNDQEAVNDLKEALHTLEKRSKGMMQFVNAYRDFTTLPKPVFANLSVAELLQEVIQLLQTDLTGSGVLWKISVKPETLTVKADASQIQQVLINLVKNASEAFSNQTNRLITLSAYQTDNVTIIDVEDNGDGIEPEAIENIFIPFYTTKKTGSGIGLSLSRQILQQHNGQLNVSSQVGKGTVFTLII
- a CDS encoding LytR/AlgR family response regulator transcription factor; the encoded protein is MNILIVEDDLIVAKHLQYLLNGFGYDANDVATDYSTAVELLNSKVFHVAILDISLNGYQTGIDLAHYIRENFKIPFLFLSSHEDIAIVNAALQASPHAFLQKPCQKITVYTAVKLALKNYRLAALAGESNQEDKQDSTVIKDALFIKEKHMFTKILLADILYIRSDDNYLELHTKKKKYTIRETLKNMLQQLPANYFFRVHKSFIINLHAITSINYIHVMINDIEIPITNDNRNELLSRVKTFS
- a CDS encoding phosphatidylinositol-specific phospholipase C/glycerophosphodiester phosphodiesterase family protein, which translates into the protein MKKNVTLLVLILLSVRILDAQDMKAYTTAQAHSHNDYERKGAFRDAYDQQFGSIEADLFLINDTLFVAHNLKDIHPKRTLSTLYIQPILASVEKNGGSIYAQKDVPLQLLIDLKTGASETLAALVRELEPHKQIFAPNGTVTIVVSGNTPAPADFDKYPDFIFFDGRPELTYTPDQLKRVGLISQGFGKYSKWNGEGPLPEKEKKTIQKVIRQTHDLGKKMRLWATPDNINSWKIMMALGVDYLNTDKVKELGDYLRTAPR
- the eat gene encoding ethanolamine permease, with translation MSSEHNASAPGATLKKVLKPIHLWAIAVGLVISGEYFGWNYGWGVSGTVGFLIATLLVTLMYVTFIFSFTELTTSIPQAGGPFSYSQRAFGWFGGLIAGYATLVEFLVTPPAIAFALGSYTHFLYPSLGVLDVAFACYVIFILINLLGIKESAMFSLVVTLLAVGELLIYIGIVAPHFSYKTFVTEPMPFGWPGVFAALPFAIWFYLAIEGVAMVAEEVEDPKRTISRGYIYGILTLVVLALAVMVFTGGVAHWRLLSEIDYPLPAALGIVLGRDSALTQLFASLGLFGLIASFHGTIIGYSRQIYALARAGLLPSFLGNVNARFQTPHWALIGGGIVGCIALKLGTTDQVIILAALGAVVMYIISMVALFMLRRNEPGLERPFIVPAYPYFPLIALILSVVCLIAIIYYNLVLSLWFFSGLVLVTVLYMATGRHKVSKHIDSATGN